TAGACTGGGCGCAATATTATATAGGGAAAAGTTATTATATGAACAAAAACTATACAACAGCAGTAACTGAACTACAAAAAGTGTTAACAAATTACCCGGTAACCGCATATGGTGATGAAACGCTGTACTATCAGGTACGCGTGTACTGCGACCTTACTGACCGTACAAACGCGCAAGCTAAGCTGACAGAAATATCATCAAAATATCCGGTAAGTACCTGGACAACCAGAGCGAATACATATTTCACGGTAAAATTTCCATGACAACCAAAAACAATATTTTTTCGGGTAAAGGTTATTCAATAACGCTGATTTTACTCACAATATTACCGTTATTATTGGTGTTATACAAAATCATTTTCCTTGGTTACACATTCTCAAGTATTATCCCGCAGATAAAATACAGTGTTGATATTATTATGACACTCCAAGGTTATGGTGAAGACGTAGATGTAAAAACATACCTTCCGCAAAATGATTCCCGCCAGTCTATTAGTGACGAACTCAACAATTCTGCGGGATTTACGCTTGAACTTTTGAACGACACCAGCGGGCGCGTAGCAAGATGGAACGGTAATAGAGTTAGCGGTAACCGTCAAGTAGGATACTCGTTTGTGGCTCAATCAGAATCCGTAGTGTATAAAATTGAAGACGATGTCACGATTTCGCGTGTATACCCCTCAAGTTTTAATGAATATCTGGGTTCTACCACTGTTATACAGTTGGATGACCCGGTTATTAACAGCATATTTAAAGACACAGTACCAAAAACGGAAAACATGAAGCAAACACTGAAATCTATATTTGACTATGTTTCCTCGTTGAAATCCGTCCCGTTTAAAGGCGTAACCGATGCGGTAACTGCGGCGAAACTCGGTGAGGCGTCCTGTAATGGCAAAAGCAGGTTGTTTATCGCGTTAGCGCGTAAAGCTGGGATCCCTGCACGATTAGTTGGCGGCATAATTATGGAAAACGGAACAAAACGTACAAGCCATCAGTGGGTTGAAACATACATCAACGGATACTGGGTACCGTTTGACGCGTTAAACAACCATTTTGCTGAACTTCCGAAAAATTATCTTGTACTCTATCGCGGTGATGAGATGTTGTTCAAACATGATGCAAATATTAATTTCGGGTATTCCTACAAAATACGTGAACAGCTGTTATCACGTACAGATTTTGTTGCCGGGCTTGGAGAACAAAAGTTGAACGCGTATGACGTATGGGCTGCATTCACCCAGGTTGGTATACCAATCAGTTTATTGAAAATAATTATTATGCTGCCGCTGGGAGCGTTTATCATTGTAGTATTCCGTAATGTTATAGGATTCGAAACATTTGGTACATTTTTACCGGCACTAATCGCTGCAGCAAGCCGGGAAACCGGGTTTTTCTGGGGTATCTCAGGGTTTATACTGATAATATTTATTGTTAGTTTGGTACATCACCCGCTTGAAAAACTTGGGGTTTTGCATACGCCAAAGATGGGTATCCTGATGGTTTGCGTGGTAACCGCGATGTTTGCACTTACAGTACTTGGGGTAAAACTAAAGTTTTTTGCGTTGTCATACGTATCATTATTCCCTATCGCCGTACTTACAATCACAGCGGAACGTTTTGCAATCTTACAAATAGAAGAAGGTACAAAAAAAGCGTTTAAAATTATGGGTATGACGGTGATAGTTGTCTGGTTTTGCTATCTCGCGATGAATTCATTAGCAATGGAATCGTTATTTCTTTCATTTCCTGAACTATTATTATGGATGGTAGTTCTCAACCTCTGGTTAGGCCGGTGGGTGGGGATACGGTTAAGTGAAGTCAAACGGTTCAGATGGTTGGTAGAAAAATGAGGAATA
This is a stretch of genomic DNA from Elusimicrobiota bacterium. It encodes these proteins:
- a CDS encoding UUP1 family membrane protein, which encodes MTTKNNIFSGKGYSITLILLTILPLLLVLYKIIFLGYTFSSIIPQIKYSVDIIMTLQGYGEDVDVKTYLPQNDSRQSISDELNNSAGFTLELLNDTSGRVARWNGNRVSGNRQVGYSFVAQSESVVYKIEDDVTISRVYPSSFNEYLGSTTVIQLDDPVINSIFKDTVPKTENMKQTLKSIFDYVSSLKSVPFKGVTDAVTAAKLGEASCNGKSRLFIALARKAGIPARLVGGIIMENGTKRTSHQWVETYINGYWVPFDALNNHFAELPKNYLVLYRGDEMLFKHDANINFGYSYKIREQLLSRTDFVAGLGEQKLNAYDVWAAFTQVGIPISLLKIIIMLPLGAFIIVVFRNVIGFETFGTFLPALIAAASRETGFFWGISGFILIIFIVSLVHHPLEKLGVLHTPKMGILMVCVVTAMFALTVLGVKLKFFALSYVSLFPIAVLTITAERFAILQIEEGTKKAFKIMGMTVIVVWFCYLAMNSLAMESLFLSFPELLLWMVVLNLWLGRWVGIRLSEVKRFRWLVEK